A genomic window from Aurantimicrobium photophilum includes:
- a CDS encoding magnesium transporter MgtE N-terminal domain-containing protein has translation MTGTRVFVARLTGSGVFDPAGDRLGRIRDVLVVYRKDNAPRVVGLLAELPGKRRVFISIGRVSSIGSGQVITTGPISDRKFEQRGGEVRLLAEFLGRKVTFNDGSGEAEIEDAAIEETGPGEWAISQLFVRRPRQAGAPFAKGPTALVPWSLITEKTEAGEPQSAEALIASYSELRPADLANTLLDLPQERMLEVAEELPDDRLADVLEEMDESDQIEIMAQLDDERAADVLDEMEPDDAADLIAQLPEERGEHLLELMEPEEADDVRLLLSFGADTAGGLMTPEPIILSAESTVAEGLAMIRRNETAPALAAAVCITLPPYESPTGRFLGMVHFQRMLRYPPHERLGALIDPGLEPISVDTPAAEVSRILASYNLVSVPVIDENHRLVGVVTVDDVLDYLLPDDWRSHDDEDTPASAAMSKRAPKKRPAKKSAAPAAKPVTRGRRG, from the coding sequence GTGACTGGAACACGAGTATTTGTAGCGCGCCTGACAGGCAGCGGCGTTTTCGACCCCGCGGGTGACCGCCTGGGTCGTATTCGTGATGTCCTCGTGGTGTACCGCAAGGACAATGCTCCCCGAGTGGTTGGTCTGCTGGCAGAACTTCCCGGTAAGCGTCGTGTGTTTATCTCGATAGGTCGCGTCTCCAGCATTGGCAGCGGCCAGGTCATCACCACCGGTCCTATTTCTGACCGCAAGTTTGAACAGCGCGGTGGCGAAGTCCGCCTGCTGGCTGAATTCTTAGGCCGCAAGGTCACCTTCAACGACGGTTCCGGCGAAGCCGAAATCGAAGACGCTGCTATCGAAGAGACTGGTCCCGGCGAGTGGGCAATCTCTCAGCTCTTTGTTCGTCGCCCCCGCCAAGCTGGTGCTCCCTTCGCTAAGGGCCCCACTGCGCTTGTTCCCTGGTCACTGATTACCGAGAAGACCGAAGCGGGCGAACCACAGTCTGCCGAAGCCCTCATTGCGTCCTACTCTGAACTGCGCCCCGCTGACCTCGCCAACACTCTGCTGGATCTGCCTCAGGAGCGCATGCTCGAGGTTGCTGAAGAGCTTCCCGATGACCGTCTTGCTGACGTTCTCGAAGAGATGGACGAGAGCGACCAGATTGAGATCATGGCGCAGCTCGACGACGAGCGTGCTGCAGACGTCCTCGATGAGATGGAGCCCGATGACGCGGCCGACCTCATTGCTCAGCTTCCCGAAGAGCGTGGTGAACATCTCCTCGAGCTGATGGAGCCCGAGGAAGCCGATGACGTTCGTCTGCTGCTCAGCTTCGGTGCGGACACCGCCGGTGGTTTGATGACCCCTGAGCCCATCATTCTGTCTGCTGAGTCGACCGTTGCTGAAGGTCTGGCCATGATTCGCCGTAATGAGACTGCACCTGCCTTGGCAGCAGCAGTCTGCATTACGCTGCCTCCCTACGAATCCCCCACCGGACGCTTCTTGGGCATGGTGCACTTCCAGCGCATGCTGCGCTACCCACCCCACGAGCGCTTGGGTGCTCTCATTGACCCCGGTCTTGAGCCCATCTCGGTAGACACACCTGCCGCAGAGGTCTCTCGTATTCTTGCCAGCTACAACCTGGTTTCGGTTCCCGTTATTGACGAAAACCATCGCCTCGTCGGCGTGGTCACCGTCGATGACGTGCTCGACTACTTGCTCCCTGATGACTGGCGCAGTCACGACGACGAAGACACTCCTGCCTCGGCAGCGATGAGTAAACGTGCGCCGAAGAAGCGTCCCGCGAAGAAGAGTGCTGCTCCTGCAGCAAAGCCCGTAACCCGAGGAAGGAGGGGCTGA
- a CDS encoding O-methyltransferase — translation MTHNELTWKFLNEFDVESSTQAKARAISLEHGVNVISPAVGAQLALVAAATNATNIIEIGTGLGLSGLWLLAGAPEATLTSIDPEFEYHEQARELFTEAGYPASRVRLITGKALDVLPRMNENSYDIVLVDGDPAQVAQNAEHALRLVRVGGTVLVPHILQDGDIANPAKRAGIIAGFRTVLTEATESENIVVALSPAGDGLLQFTKIA, via the coding sequence GTGACACACAACGAACTAACGTGGAAGTTCCTCAACGAATTTGATGTTGAGTCGAGCACCCAGGCTAAAGCCCGCGCCATTTCACTTGAGCATGGCGTGAACGTGATTTCACCCGCTGTGGGAGCACAGCTTGCACTGGTTGCTGCGGCAACGAATGCCACCAACATCATTGAGATTGGCACAGGTCTGGGTCTTTCCGGTCTGTGGCTGTTGGCTGGTGCACCAGAGGCGACCCTGACTTCGATTGACCCTGAGTTTGAGTATCACGAGCAGGCTCGTGAGCTCTTCACCGAAGCCGGTTACCCCGCAAGCCGTGTGCGCTTGATCACCGGTAAGGCACTGGATGTTCTCCCTCGCATGAACGAAAACAGCTACGACATCGTTCTTGTTGATGGTGACCCTGCACAGGTTGCGCAGAACGCGGAGCACGCGTTGCGTCTGGTTCGCGTGGGCGGCACCGTGCTTGTTCCTCACATCCTGCAGGATGGCGACATTGCAAACCCCGCCAAGCGTGCCGGAATCATTGCCGGCTTCCGCACCGTGCTCACCGAAGCTACTGAGTCGGAGAACATCGTGGTTGCCCTCTCCCCTGCTGGAGACGGTCTGCTGCAGTTCACCAAGATCGCGTAA
- a CDS encoding Lrp/AsnC family transcriptional regulator codes for MNSKTRAAQLDDVSKAIIEQLQEDGRRSYAEIGKAVGLSEAAVRQRVQKLTEAGVMQVVAVTDPMQLGFYRQAMIGLRCSGDTRAIADKLAALEAVDYVVLTAGSFDIMAEVVCESDEDLINLLNEQIRKLEGVVSTETFVYLKLHKQLYNWGTR; via the coding sequence ATGAACTCTAAGACTCGCGCCGCGCAGCTCGATGATGTGTCCAAGGCCATCATTGAACAGCTGCAAGAAGACGGTCGCCGCTCCTATGCCGAAATCGGCAAGGCGGTAGGTCTATCTGAGGCTGCTGTCCGCCAACGCGTGCAAAAGCTGACCGAAGCTGGCGTGATGCAGGTGGTCGCTGTGACCGACCCCATGCAACTTGGGTTCTACCGCCAAGCAATGATCGGCCTGCGCTGCTCGGGTGACACCCGCGCCATCGCCGACAAGCTGGCTGCATTAGAAGCCGTCGATTACGTGGTGCTCACCGCCGGGTCATTCGACATCATGGCTGAAGTTGTCTGTGAGTCCGACGAAGATCTCATCAATCTTCTCAACGAACAGATCCGAAAGCTTGAGGGAGTGGTTTCAACCGAAACCTTCGTCTATCTCAAGCTCCACAAACAGTTATATAACTGGGGAACGCGATAA
- a CDS encoding DUF1003 domain-containing protein, translating into MARSNRHDESFDSPKGFSALNPRPSRSRDRFGRFTETIARGMGTPWFLLGLTIFAVVWMLFNTFAPEAWRFDSYAIGFTALTLILSLQASYAAPMILLAQNRQDDRDRVQFEQDRQRAERNLADTEYLAREVVALRLAMKDMATKDFIKAELRALLEELEKDEAPAKSVAKKPAAKAPAKKPATRPATRSAK; encoded by the coding sequence ATGGCACGAAGCAACCGTCACGATGAAAGCTTCGACTCCCCCAAAGGTTTCAGCGCGCTGAACCCTCGACCATCGCGTTCTCGCGATCGCTTTGGTCGATTCACCGAAACCATTGCACGAGGCATGGGTACTCCCTGGTTCCTGCTCGGGCTCACCATCTTCGCTGTGGTGTGGATGTTGTTCAACACCTTTGCTCCCGAAGCATGGCGTTTTGACTCCTATGCAATCGGCTTCACGGCTTTGACCCTGATCTTGTCGTTGCAGGCGTCCTATGCAGCACCCATGATTCTGTTGGCTCAGAACCGCCAGGATGACCGCGACCGTGTTCAGTTTGAGCAGGACCGCCAGCGTGCTGAGCGCAACCTTGCTGACACCGAATACCTCGCCCGTGAGGTTGTTGCGCTGCGTCTGGCGATGAAAGACATGGCCACCAAAGACTTCATCAAGGCTGAACTGCGTGCCCTGCTCGAGGAACTCGAGAAGGACGAAGCACCTGCCAAGTCAGTGGCTAAGAAGCCTGCGGCTAAGGCACCTGCAAAGAAGCCCGCAACGCGTCCTGCCACTCGTTCTGCCAAGTAG
- a CDS encoding methylated-DNA--[protein]-cysteine S-methyltransferase, giving the protein MTSTFATIDSPIGRIELTSDGEAITFLSIEGVEGSPHGRLQHGGRPGVPDKVIKQATKELGEYFAGKRKDFDVPVKLVGTPFQQAIWHELLAIPYGGHASYGDLAARAGNPKAARAVGGAVGANPVPIIVPCHRILAGNSKLTGYSGGSGVSTKIQLLDIEGITYR; this is encoded by the coding sequence ATGACCTCCACCTTCGCCACCATCGACTCCCCCATCGGTCGCATTGAGCTGACCAGCGATGGCGAAGCCATCACCTTTCTCAGCATTGAAGGCGTGGAGGGTTCACCTCACGGACGGTTGCAGCACGGTGGTCGCCCAGGTGTTCCCGACAAGGTGATTAAGCAGGCAACCAAGGAACTTGGTGAATACTTCGCCGGCAAGAGAAAAGACTTTGACGTTCCCGTCAAGCTGGTGGGAACACCATTCCAGCAGGCCATCTGGCATGAGCTCTTGGCCATCCCCTATGGCGGTCATGCTTCCTATGGAGACCTTGCTGCCCGTGCGGGGAACCCCAAGGCAGCTCGTGCCGTGGGAGGTGCTGTGGGAGCGAATCCCGTGCCCATCATTGTTCCCTGCCATCGCATTCTTGCTGGCAACAGCAAGCTCACCGGCTACTCCGGTGGTTCAGGTGTCTCCACCAAGATTCAGCTCTTGGACATCGAAGGCATTACTTACAGGTAA
- a CDS encoding gamma-aminobutyraldehyde dehydrogenase, translating into MSTHALKNFINGQFVESTTDERLDILDPTTEEVYATSPVSSEKDVADAYGAAATAFEAWGETTPSERSLALFRIADAMESRAREFAEVESKDTGKPLETLVEYEIMPSVDQIRFFATAARHLEGKSAGEYMADHTSMIRREPIGVIGQVTPWNYPLNMAVWKFAPAIAAGNTIVLKPSDTTPASTMLLAEMASEFLPAGVFNAVMGNRDTGKAMVENKTPQMISITGSVRAGMEVAKSAATDLKRVHLELGGKAPVIVFDDADIPSAVEGIVGAGYFNAGQDCTAATRLLVQEGIYDEFMAELVKYARANAITGSPLDANTMFGPVNNVNQLAQVQGFIERLPDNATIELGGKRQGNTGYFHEATIISGLKQTDEVIQNEIFGPVMTVQKFTDEAQALTWANDVNYALASSVWTQNHGRAMRMAKKLDFGCVWINTHIPIVAEMPHGGFKHSGYGKDLSGYGFDDYTRIKHVMSYIGD; encoded by the coding sequence ATGAGTACTCACGCATTGAAGAACTTCATCAACGGCCAGTTTGTCGAATCCACCACAGACGAGCGTCTGGACATCCTCGACCCCACCACCGAAGAGGTCTATGCCACCAGCCCTGTCTCTAGTGAGAAGGATGTTGCCGACGCCTATGGCGCCGCGGCAACAGCATTCGAAGCCTGGGGTGAGACCACCCCCAGCGAGCGCTCTCTTGCTCTCTTCCGTATTGCAGATGCCATGGAATCCCGTGCGCGTGAGTTTGCAGAGGTGGAGTCCAAGGACACCGGTAAGCCACTCGAGACGCTCGTGGAATACGAAATCATGCCCTCGGTGGACCAGATTCGTTTCTTTGCTACCGCTGCTCGCCACCTCGAAGGCAAGTCTGCAGGCGAATACATGGCCGATCACACGTCCATGATTCGCCGCGAACCTATTGGTGTGATCGGACAGGTCACCCCCTGGAACTACCCGCTCAACATGGCGGTGTGGAAGTTCGCTCCTGCAATTGCTGCGGGTAACACGATTGTGCTGAAGCCCTCCGACACCACCCCTGCTTCGACCATGCTGTTGGCTGAGATGGCATCAGAGTTCCTGCCCGCCGGTGTCTTCAACGCCGTGATGGGTAACCGCGACACCGGTAAAGCAATGGTGGAGAACAAGACTCCACAGATGATCTCCATCACCGGTTCTGTGCGTGCCGGTATGGAAGTGGCCAAGAGTGCTGCCACTGACCTCAAGCGCGTCCACCTGGAACTTGGCGGCAAGGCCCCCGTCATCGTCTTTGACGATGCAGATATTCCCTCTGCTGTCGAAGGCATTGTCGGTGCGGGTTACTTCAACGCCGGCCAGGACTGCACTGCAGCAACGCGTTTGCTCGTGCAAGAAGGCATCTATGACGAATTCATGGCAGAGCTCGTCAAGTATGCCCGTGCGAATGCCATCACTGGTTCACCACTGGATGCCAACACCATGTTTGGTCCCGTCAACAACGTGAACCAGCTGGCACAGGTCCAGGGCTTTATTGAGCGCCTGCCCGATAACGCCACCATCGAACTTGGTGGCAAGCGTCAAGGCAACACGGGTTACTTCCACGAAGCAACGATTATTTCTGGCCTCAAGCAAACAGATGAGGTTATTCAGAATGAGATCTTTGGTCCGGTCATGACCGTGCAGAAGTTCACCGATGAAGCACAGGCATTGACCTGGGCCAACGACGTGAACTACGCCTTGGCTTCCTCTGTGTGGACTCAGAACCACGGCCGTGCAATGCGCATGGCAAAGAAGCTCGACTTTGGTTGTGTGTGGATCAACACCCACATCCCCATTGTTGCTGAGATGCCTCACGGTGGATTCAAGCACTCCGGATACGGCAAGGACCTCTCTGGTTACGGCTTTGATGACTACACCCGCATCAAGCACGTGATGAGCTACATCGGGGACTAA
- the dapE gene encoding succinyl-diaminopimelate desuccinylase, translating to MSSTSSLDLSRSSVELTADICNIESVSGNEKTLADAIESSLSGLGHLEIIRNGNALVAKTNLGRAQRVVIAGHLDTVPVNNNLPVRYSEDEGAEWLWGRGTVDMKAGVAVAVKLAAELTEAAYDITWIWYDNEEVASELNGLGRLAVQSPELLQGDFAILGEPSNSTVEGGCNGTLRVEVRTHGVRAHSARAWKGENAIHKLAPALAALASYSPATVTVDGLDYREGLSAVGVSGGVAGNVIPDEAALTVNYRFAPDKSVAEALAHVEDVFAGFEVVVTDSAEGARPGLTAALAQDFVAAVGAEPMPKYGWTDVARFSALGIPAVNFGPGDPSLAHTDDERVLTSQILECERALRSWLTK from the coding sequence ATGTCCTCCACTTCTTCGCTTGACCTCTCACGCTCAAGCGTGGAGCTCACCGCAGACATCTGCAACATTGAGTCGGTCTCGGGGAATGAGAAGACGCTGGCTGATGCCATCGAATCTTCGCTGTCGGGTTTGGGCCATCTCGAGATCATCCGCAACGGCAATGCACTCGTTGCGAAGACGAACCTTGGTCGTGCACAGCGTGTGGTTATTGCTGGTCACCTCGACACTGTTCCTGTCAATAACAACCTCCCTGTTCGATACAGCGAAGACGAGGGTGCTGAGTGGCTCTGGGGGCGCGGAACAGTCGATATGAAGGCTGGTGTGGCCGTGGCAGTGAAACTCGCTGCAGAGCTCACTGAGGCCGCTTATGACATCACTTGGATTTGGTACGACAATGAAGAGGTTGCTTCAGAACTCAACGGCTTGGGCCGTCTCGCAGTACAGTCGCCAGAACTTCTGCAGGGTGACTTTGCCATCTTGGGTGAACCTAGTAATTCAACTGTGGAGGGTGGATGCAATGGCACCCTGCGTGTAGAGGTGCGCACACACGGTGTGCGAGCACACTCTGCTCGCGCCTGGAAGGGCGAGAACGCCATTCACAAGCTTGCACCTGCCCTTGCCGCCCTTGCGAGCTATAGTCCCGCAACCGTGACCGTGGACGGCCTCGACTACCGTGAAGGCCTCAGTGCCGTGGGTGTCTCTGGCGGTGTTGCGGGCAACGTCATTCCTGACGAGGCAGCACTAACCGTGAACTACCGCTTCGCTCCCGATAAGAGCGTTGCAGAAGCACTGGCTCACGTTGAAGACGTCTTTGCTGGCTTCGAAGTCGTCGTCACGGATAGCGCTGAAGGTGCTCGTCCGGGGCTCACAGCTGCACTGGCTCAGGACTTCGTTGCTGCCGTCGGTGCTGAGCCCATGCCAAAGTATGGCTGGACAGATGTGGCACGTTTCTCGGCATTAGGAATTCCAGCGGTGAACTTTGGCCCCGGAGATCCTTCCCTGGCCCACACCGATGACGAGCGGGTTCTGACTTCGCAGATCCTCGAGTGCGAGCGCGCACTGCGCAGCTGGCTGACCAAGTAA
- a CDS encoding twin-arginine translocase TatA/TatE family subunit — translation MFGLTFEKLLLIGVIAVFVIGPERLPAYSAKFGQLVRKLKEMSSGAKDRIKEELGDDFDEEEWKKLDPRQYDPRRIIREALLDDAPVNKTPVAAPVVKKPVVRDTNASTPFDLEST, via the coding sequence GTGTTTGGTTTGACCTTCGAGAAATTACTCCTGATTGGAGTGATTGCTGTCTTCGTTATTGGTCCTGAACGCCTGCCTGCTTACTCGGCGAAATTTGGTCAATTAGTGCGCAAACTCAAAGAAATGAGCTCGGGTGCCAAAGACCGTATCAAAGAAGAACTCGGTGACGATTTCGACGAGGAAGAGTGGAAGAAGCTCGACCCTCGCCAATATGACCCTCGACGCATCATTCGCGAGGCACTCCTTGATGATGCGCCAGTAAATAAAACTCCAGTGGCAGCACCGGTTGTGAAGAAGCCTGTTGTGCGTGACACGAATGCGTCCACGCCCTTTGATCTTGAATCGACGTAA
- a CDS encoding DNA-3-methyladenine glycosylase I: MAYKDLEIGEDGLARCGWVGTDSEYMRYHDEEWGVKLLGDQKLFEKLSLEAFQAGLSWITILKRRPGFREAFSDFNIDAVASFTDDDVERLMLDERIIRNRAKIVATIENAKVTKNLLEQSAGALHDLIWSFQPMSRQRANSCAGDEHARYATLAEVPAVTTESEQLSKALKKLGFKFVGATTMYALMQSAGLVDDHLAGCHLAN; the protein is encoded by the coding sequence ATGGCCTACAAAGATCTCGAGATCGGCGAAGACGGCCTCGCTCGTTGTGGCTGGGTCGGCACCGACTCCGAATACATGCGCTATCACGATGAAGAGTGGGGCGTGAAGCTCCTGGGTGACCAGAAGCTCTTTGAAAAGCTCTCACTGGAAGCCTTTCAGGCAGGGCTCAGCTGGATCACGATTCTCAAGCGCCGCCCCGGATTTCGCGAAGCGTTCTCAGACTTCAATATTGACGCGGTGGCAAGCTTCACCGATGACGACGTCGAACGGCTCATGCTCGATGAACGCATTATTCGTAATCGCGCCAAGATTGTGGCGACCATAGAAAATGCGAAGGTAACCAAAAACTTGCTTGAGCAATCCGCTGGCGCCCTGCACGACTTAATCTGGTCATTCCAACCGATGTCCAGGCAGCGCGCCAATTCCTGCGCTGGTGACGAGCACGCGCGCTATGCAACCCTTGCAGAAGTGCCCGCTGTGACAACCGAGTCCGAACAGCTCAGCAAAGCTTTGAAGAAACTCGGTTTCAAGTTCGTGGGCGCCACCACAATGTATGCGCTGATGCAATCAGCTGGCTTAGTGGATGACCACCTTGCGGGTTGTCATCTCGCGAACTAG
- a CDS encoding aspartate aminotransferase family protein produces MPLFTSRKTKTAAHAAAPSHVVAPAAATEAEKPYVAPTYDNKDLQKKASDHLWMHFTRQSVMHENGVPIIVKGDGHMITDIQGKSYIDGLSGLFVVQAGHGRKRLAQAAAKQAEELAFFPIWSYAHPSAIELADRLADYAPGDLNKVFFSTGGGEAVETAFKLAKQYWKKMGKPTKHKVISRSVAYHGTPQGALSITGIPAMKEMFEPLVPSTFRVPNTNFYRAEQHGDDLYAFGQWAANRIEEMIEFEGPDTVAAVFLEPVQNSGGAFAPPPGYMERVREICDKHDVLMVSDEVICAFGRIGEMFACNAYGYVPDMITCAKGMTSGYSPIGATIISDKIYEPFSKGTSYFPHGYTFAGHPVSAAVALENLNIFEEEKLNENVRTNSPLFRAELEKLLDIPIVGDVRGDGYFFAIELVKDKATKETFNDDESERLLRGFLSKALYDAGLFCRADDRGDPVVQLAPPLTIGPKEFVEMREILEGVLKEGAKIV; encoded by the coding sequence ATGCCGTTATTTACCTCTCGGAAAACAAAGACTGCAGCTCACGCCGCAGCCCCATCTCATGTTGTTGCACCTGCCGCTGCAACCGAGGCAGAGAAGCCTTACGTTGCGCCAACCTACGACAACAAGGACCTTCAAAAGAAGGCCAGTGATCACCTCTGGATGCACTTCACACGCCAGTCGGTCATGCACGAAAACGGTGTGCCCATCATCGTCAAGGGTGACGGTCACATGATCACCGACATCCAGGGCAAGAGCTACATCGATGGACTCTCTGGTCTGTTCGTTGTTCAGGCTGGACACGGACGCAAGCGTCTGGCTCAGGCTGCCGCTAAGCAGGCCGAAGAACTCGCCTTCTTCCCCATCTGGTCTTACGCACACCCTTCCGCCATTGAATTGGCTGACCGCCTCGCAGACTATGCACCTGGCGACCTCAACAAGGTCTTCTTCTCCACCGGTGGTGGTGAAGCTGTTGAAACTGCTTTCAAGTTGGCAAAGCAGTACTGGAAGAAGATGGGTAAGCCCACTAAACACAAGGTGATTTCTCGCTCTGTTGCGTATCACGGAACCCCTCAGGGTGCTCTCTCGATTACGGGTATCCCTGCGATGAAGGAAATGTTTGAGCCTCTGGTTCCTTCGACCTTCCGTGTTCCAAACACCAACTTCTACCGCGCTGAACAGCACGGAGATGACCTCTACGCATTCGGTCAGTGGGCAGCAAACCGCATCGAAGAAATGATCGAGTTCGAAGGCCCTGACACTGTTGCAGCTGTCTTCCTTGAGCCCGTTCAAAACTCTGGTGGCGCGTTCGCACCACCTCCCGGATACATGGAGCGCGTACGCGAGATCTGCGACAAGCACGACGTCCTCATGGTTTCGGACGAGGTTATTTGTGCATTCGGTCGTATCGGTGAAATGTTTGCCTGCAACGCCTATGGCTACGTCCCCGACATGATCACCTGCGCCAAGGGTATGACCAGTGGTTACAGCCCCATCGGTGCAACCATCATCTCTGACAAGATCTATGAGCCCTTCTCCAAGGGCACCAGCTACTTCCCCCACGGTTACACCTTCGCCGGTCACCCCGTGTCTGCAGCTGTTGCACTGGAAAACCTCAACATCTTCGAAGAAGAGAAGCTCAACGAGAACGTGCGCACCAACTCGCCACTGTTCCGTGCTGAGCTGGAGAAGCTCCTCGACATCCCCATCGTCGGTGACGTGCGTGGTGACGGTTACTTCTTTGCAATCGAACTCGTCAAGGACAAGGCCACCAAGGAGACCTTCAACGACGACGAGTCCGAGCGTTTGCTCCGTGGCTTCCTCTCCAAGGCTCTCTATGACGCAGGACTGTTCTGTCGTGCAGATGACCGTGGAGACCCCGTTGTTCAGCTTGCTCCACCGCTGACAATTGGACCCAAGGAATTCGTTGAAATGCGTGAAATCCTCGAGGGCGTCCTCAAGGAAGGCGCAAAGATCGTCTAA
- a CDS encoding DUF3117 domain-containing protein, producing MAAMKPRTGDGPMEAVKEGRLIIVRVPLEGGGRLVVSVNDAEAKELHDVLAKVVPA from the coding sequence ATGGCTGCAATGAAGCCACGGACCGGTGACGGTCCCATGGAGGCTGTCAAGGAAGGTCGCCTCATTATTGTGCGCGTACCTCTCGAAGGTGGTGGCCGTTTGGTCGTCTCCGTCAACGACGCTGAGGCGAAGGAGCTTCACGACGTATTGGCGAAGGTAGTTCCTGCCTAG
- a CDS encoding helix-turn-helix domain-containing protein, which produces MAKNQKTIPYEDFMRDIRQSWSEDDWNIYNAISADFQKEMNDRAELGAALQSARKAQSLTQPTLSKLADVQQAEISRIERGVGNPTATTLFRLTHALGLKLAFIPDKESERTQL; this is translated from the coding sequence ATGGCAAAGAATCAAAAAACCATTCCCTACGAAGACTTCATGAGGGACATCCGTCAGTCTTGGTCAGAAGATGACTGGAATATCTACAACGCTATTTCTGCAGATTTCCAGAAAGAAATGAATGATCGAGCTGAGCTTGGTGCAGCTCTCCAGTCAGCCCGAAAAGCACAATCACTCACTCAACCCACCCTTTCCAAGCTGGCTGATGTTCAGCAAGCCGAGATAAGTCGCATCGAACGTGGCGTGGGGAACCCAACTGCGACAACACTCTTTCGCCTCACCCATGCGTTAGGGCTGAAATTAGCATTTATTCCGGATAAAGAATCTGAAAGAACTCAGTTATAG
- a CDS encoding P-loop NTPase, whose protein sequence is MSTHTELVREAAGAVIDPELRRSLGDLGMIGGVSTHNNTASVEVRLTIAGCPAAQKIESDVRAAALSVTGIEEVTVDVQVMTAEERAELLGRLRPGGPKQNPFGPGTLTRVIAVTSGKGGVGKSTMTANLAAALAQQGFRVGILDADVYGFSIPALMGLAPDGVAAKPTRLDDMIVPPVGHDVKVISIGMFVENANAAVAWRGPMLQRTITQFLTDVYFGDLDFLLLDLPPGTGDVAITVGQQLPNAEVLVVTTGQTAASEVAVRAGVVARQTGQRILGVVENMGPLVLPDGSALALFGEGGAETVANELSIGQDKAVKVLAKIPLSLGLREGGDEGTPIVLSNPADPAAQAITELARVIAHSGPSRAGINLGITPA, encoded by the coding sequence GTGAGTACTCACACAGAGCTCGTTCGTGAGGCTGCGGGGGCAGTAATCGACCCCGAGCTTCGCCGCAGCCTGGGCGATCTCGGCATGATTGGTGGAGTTTCAACACACAACAACACGGCATCAGTTGAGGTTCGTCTCACTATTGCGGGCTGCCCTGCAGCACAGAAGATTGAAAGCGATGTTCGTGCTGCAGCACTGAGTGTCACCGGCATCGAGGAAGTCACTGTTGATGTTCAGGTGATGACTGCTGAGGAACGTGCTGAGCTGCTGGGACGACTTCGTCCCGGTGGACCAAAGCAGAACCCGTTTGGTCCTGGCACGCTCACGCGCGTTATTGCTGTCACCAGTGGCAAAGGTGGTGTGGGAAAGTCCACCATGACCGCGAATCTGGCAGCTGCTCTAGCTCAGCAAGGTTTCCGTGTCGGCATCCTTGATGCCGACGTCTATGGCTTCTCCATCCCCGCGCTGATGGGTCTTGCGCCAGATGGTGTGGCAGCAAAGCCCACACGCCTAGATGACATGATTGTGCCCCCGGTTGGCCACGACGTGAAGGTGATCAGCATTGGCATGTTTGTGGAGAACGCCAATGCCGCCGTGGCCTGGCGCGGACCCATGCTGCAACGCACCATCACCCAGTTCTTGACCGATGTCTACTTCGGTGACCTCGACTTCTTGTTGCTAGACCTGCCTCCTGGCACCGGTGATGTTGCTATCACTGTGGGCCAGCAGCTTCCCAACGCTGAAGTGCTCGTGGTCACCACGGGCCAGACTGCAGCAAGTGAGGTTGCTGTGCGGGCCGGCGTCGTGGCCCGCCAGACTGGCCAACGCATCTTGGGCGTGGTGGAGAATATGGGGCCTTTGGTCTTGCCAGATGGTTCAGCTCTCGCTCTCTTTGGTGAGGGCGGCGCAGAGACGGTTGCCAACGAACTGAGTATTGGTCAAGACAAGGCTGTCAAGGTTCTGGCCAAGATTCCATTGAGCCTAGGCCTGCGTGAAGGTGGCGATGAAGGAACCCCTATCGTGTTGTCTAACCCGGCAGATCCTGCAGCTCAGGCCATTACAGAACTGGCCCGCGTGATTGCTCACAGCGGGCCCAGTCGTGCAGGAATAAACCTCGGAATTACCCCGGCTTAG